A single Megachile rotundata isolate GNS110a chromosome 9, iyMegRotu1, whole genome shotgun sequence DNA region contains:
- the Ndae1 gene encoding na[+]-driven anion exchanger 1 isoform X5 gives MNRNSYKPWMQPGVGGGSGVAHTGGTGDDEAPKDPGIRITHQSYTEKDYEGHRAHTVYVGVHLPGERRHRRHHKHHHSQRQTYSTTKENVDSDRPRQLLMTRRSLLSSICDPDGEMILTPPAQRVQFILGEEVGDDAHESHPLFSEMEELVKDGDEMEWKETARWIKFEEDVEEGGNRWSKPHVATLSLHSLFELRSLLLNGTVMLDMEATSLEQIADLVLDNMINKGSLAIESREKVREALLVRHRHQHERRKDNNMSRLPIIRSLAEIGRNHSSSKNLQERREPVDAYAPAVARSSSCPNSNTALLSKEAKDLKGPYLLVPVEESNSAPAIAGATSHGSGAVLNAGSRFLAVPGNPGQEPGTNGMDRSPSSVSISRNHSSSALENGDANHRANIHFMRKIPAGAEASNILVGEVDFLDKTLSAFIRLSQAGIMGDLTEVPVPTRFIFVLLGPTGGISGFHEIGRAMATLMSDEVFHDVAYKAKNRNHLLAGIDEFLDAVTVLPPGEWDPAIRIEPPAAIPSQDVRKRPKEEKPKEEFDEEADEQKQREESGLSRSGKLFGGLINDVKRKAPFYLSDFKDALALQCVASFIFLYFACLSPIITFGGLLGEATGKNMAAMESLVSGFVCGIGYGFFSGQPLTILGSTGPVLVFETIVYEFCKKSDWNYMSFRFWIGSWITLILVILVAVDASALVCYITRFTEENFATLIAFIFIYKAIENVLSIGKKYPINTHANDPFSFECWCRPPNGSLPSSYDNVNWTALDPKACQSYNGTLVGDGCNLPHYIPDVFLMSIILFMGTFLLSVELKDFKNALFFPSKVRQVVSDFAVIIAIFSMSALDHFVNIPTPKLEVPEEFKPTLNGRGWMIWPFQNNPWWSAIVACLPALLGTILIFMDQQITAVIVNRKENKLKKGCGYHLDLFILAILIEICSVMGLPWFVAATVLSINHVNSLKLESECAAPGEKPQFLGVREQRVTHILIFLMIGCSVLLTPMLKHIPMPVLFGVFLYMGVASLKGLQFFDRILIMLMPVKYQPDYMFLRQVPLKRVHLFTVIQLACLACLWIIKSFSSTSILFPLMLVVMIGIRKSLDLFFTQRELKILDDVMPEPSKKHADDLRQLESGEEQNESMGYGPSGNIQISLANGNVMKIPMTSINISEEVNKTGIWQQVNEGNEKTKQAKLISTGKQKKHSKKENSLMADETTRLTTMTEEDEDDNGISIKVTNVDLIRSKESISPLTINGTTSAETSV, from the exons ACCGTGGATGCAGCCAGGTGTTGGAGGCGGGAGTGGCGTGGCCCACACAGGTGGGACAGGTGACGACGAGGCTCCAAAAGACCCCGGTATTCGAATCACTCATCAATCTTACACCGAGAAGGATTACGAAG GTCACAGAGCGCACACGGTGTACGTGGGCGTGCATCTACCTGGAGAAAGGAGACATCGTCGTCACCACAAGCACCATCATTCCCAGCGTCAAACGTACAGTACCACCAAGGAAAATGTCGACAGCGATAGACCCA GACAATTGCTGATGACTCGAAGGAGTCTACTATCTAGCATCTGCGATCCCGACGGCGAGATGATAC TTACCCCGCCAGCCCAAAGGGTGCAGTTCATCCTGGGCGAGGAAGTCGGCGACGATGCTCACGAGTCCCATCCTCTCTTCTCCGAGATGGAGGAGCTCGTCAAGGATGGGGATGAGATGGAATGGAAGGAAACAGCCAG ATGGATCAAGTTCGAGGAGGACGTGGAAGAGGGTGGAAACAGATGGAGTAAACCTCATGTAGCGACTCTATCGTTGCACTCGTTGTTCGAGTTGAGAAGCCTGCTGTTAAATGGCACCGTGATGCTGGACATGGAGGCAACAAGCTTGGAACAAATCGCCGATTTAGTCCTGGATAATATGATCAACAAGGGATCGTTAGCCATCGAGTCGAGGGAgaag GTCAGGGAAGCACTTCTGGTAAGACATCGACACCAACACGAGAGGCGTAAGGACAACAACATGTCCAGGCTACCGATCATCAGATCGCTAGCCGAGATCGGACGGAATCATTCCTCCTCGAAGA ATTTACAGGAGCGTCGCGAACCCGTGGACGCGTATGCGCCCGCGGTGGCGCGCAGCAGTAGCTGTCCAAATTCGAACACGGCTCTGCTGTCGAAAGAAGCGAAAGATCTTAAAGGACCATACCTTCTGGTTCCAG TGGAGGAATCGAATTCCGCCCCGGCGATCGCCGGTGCTACAAGTCACGGCAGTGGGGCAGTGCTGAATGCCGGTAGCCGTTTCCTTGCCGTTCCCGGTAATCCCG GCCAAGAACCAGGCACCAACGGGATGGATCGAAGTCCAAGCAGCGTGTCAATTAGCAGAAACCACAGTTCATCGGCTTTGGAAAATGGAGACGCGAATCACAGG GCTAACATACATTTTATGCGAAAAATACCAGCAGGGGCCGAGGCGAGCAATATTCTCGTTGGAGAGGTCGATTTTTTAGATAAGACCCTGTCAGCGTTTATTCGGCTAAGCCAGGCGGGAATAATGGGCGATTTAACGGAAGTTCCTGTACCAACGAGATTTATATTCGTCCTGCTAGGACCCACG GGAGGAATCTCAGGTTTCCACGAAATCGGTCGCGCGATGGCTACTTTAATGTCGGACGAGGTTTTCCACGATGTGGCTTACAAGGCAAAAAATAGGAATCACTTGTTGGCTGGAATCGACGAGTTCCTGGACGCGGTCACGGTTCTACCGCCAGGAGAATGGGACCCTGCCATCAGGATAGAACCTCCTGCAGCGATTCCTTCGCAG GACGTGAGAAAACGGCCGAAAGAAGAGAAACCGAAGGAGGAATTCGACGAAGAGGCGGATGAACAGAAACAAAGGGAAGAATCGGGTCTCTCTAGGTCGGGGAAACTGTTCGGCGGTTTGATCAACGACGTTAAGAGGAAGGCACCCTTTTACCTATCCGATTTTAAAGACGCTTTGGCGTTGCAATGCGTGGCCTCCTTCATTTTCCTCTACTTTGCTTGCCTATCGCCTATCATCACCTTCGGTGGCTTACTGGGCGAAGCCACTGGAAAGAATATGGCCGCCATGGAGTCGCTTGTTTCCGGTTTCGTGTGCGGTATCGGTTACGGATTCTTCTCTGGACAACCTTTAACCATTCTAGGTTCAACCGGGCCAGTTTTGGTCTTCGAAACGATCGTCTACGAATTTTGCAA AAAATCTGACTGGAACTACATGTCCTTTCGTTTCTGGATCGGCTCGTGGATAACGTTGATCTTGGTAATCTTGGTCGCGGTCGACGCTAGCGCCCTGGTGTGCTACATCACGCGATTTACGGAAGAAAACTTTGCCACCCTCATCGCGTTCATCTTCATTTACAAG GCTATCGAGAACGTGCTGTCGATAGGTAAAAAGTACCCGATCAACACTCACGCTAACGACCCATTTAGCTTCGAATGCTGGTGCAGGCCACCAAATGGTAGTTTACCGTCTAGCTACGATAACGTCAATTGGACAGCGTTGGATCCGAAAGCATGCCAG AGCTACAACGGCACGCTCGTGGGCGATGGTTGTAATCTACCGCATTACATACCCGATGTGTTCCTCATGTCAATTATACTCTTTATGGGCACATTCTTACTATCCGTCGAACTCAAAGATTTCAAAAACGCTCTTTTCTTCCCATCAAAG GTCAGACAGGTGGTCAGCGATTTCGCGGTGATAATCGCGATTTTCTCGATGAGCGCGCTCGATCACTTCGTCAACATCCCGACGCCAAAGTTGGAAGTACCTGAAGAATTTAAGCCGACGTTGAACGGTCGAGGATGGATGATCTGGCCCTTCCAAAACAATCCTTGGTGGAGCGCCATCGTCGCGTGTCTGCCTGCTCTATTAGGCACTATATTGATCTTCATGGATCAGCAGATTACAGCGGTGATAGTGAACAGGAAAGAGAACAAACTGAAG AAAGGATGCGGTTATCATTTGGATCTGTTCATTCTCGCGATTCTGATTGAGATTTGCTCCGTAATGGGATTGCCATGGTTCGTGGCTGCTACGGTGCTTTCTATAAACCACGTGAACTCGTTGAAGCTGGAGTCCGAATGCGCTGCACCGGGAGAGAAGCCACAGTTTCTCGGTGTACGAGAACAACGCGTCACGCATATACTGATCTTCCTGATGATCGGATGTTCCGTTCTATTGACGCCAATGTTGAAACATATACCGATGCCTGTACTGTTTGGCGTGTTTCTGTACATGGGAGTCGCTTCTCTGAAGGGTCTACAATTCTTCGATAGGATACTTATCATGCTGATGCCCGTCAAATATCAACCAGATTACATGTTCCTTCGACAG GTACCCTTGAAACGCGTGCATCTGTTTACCGTGATACAATTGGCCTGTTTGGCTTGCTTGTGGATTATAAAGTCATTTAGCAGTACGTCCATTTTGTTCCCATTGATG CTCGTGGTGATGATCGGGATACGCAAATCCCTGGACCTGTTTTTCACCCAAAGAGAACTGAAGATCCTGGACGACGTTATGCCGGAGCCGAGCAAAAAACATGCAGACGATCTTCGCCAGTTGGAGAGTGGCGAG GAACAGAACGAATCTATGGGGTATGGACCATCGGGAAACATACAGATTTCCCTAGCGAACGGGAACGTTATGAAGATTCCGATGACCAGCATCAACATCAGCGAGGAGGTAAACAAGACGGGCATTTGGCAGCAGGTGAACGAGGGTAACGAGAAAACGAAGCAGGCCAAATTAATAAG CACGGGGAAACAAAAGAAACATTCGAAGAAGGAAAACTCGTTAATGGCTGACGAGACTACGAGGCTAACCACGATGACCGAGGAAGACGAGGATGACAATGGGATCTCTATCAAGGTGACAAAC GTAGACTTGATACGATCGAAGGAAAGCATCAGCCCGTTAACGATTAACGGCACTACCTCGGCTGAGACTTCCGTCTAA
- the Ndae1 gene encoding na[+]-driven anion exchanger 1 isoform X4, with translation MQPGVGGGSGVAHTGGTGDDEAPKDPGIRITHQSYTEKDYEGHRAHTVYVGVHLPGERRHRRHHKHHHSQRQTYSTTKENVDSDRPRQLLMTRRSLLSSICDPDGEMILTPPAQRVQFILGEEVGDDAHESHPLFSEMEELVKDGDEMEWKETARWIKFEEDVEEGGNRWSKPHVATLSLHSLFELRSLLLNGTVMLDMEATSLEQIADLVLDNMINKGSLAIESREKVREALLVRHRHQHERRKDNNMSRLPIIRSLAEIGRNHSSSKNEDCSCGLHALLTSDLQERREPVDAYAPAVARSSSCPNSNTALLSKEAKDLKGPYLLVPVEESNSAPAIAGATSHGSGAVLNAGSRFLAVPGNPGQEPGTNGMDRSPSSVSISRNHSSSALENGDANHRANIHFMRKIPAGAEASNILVGEVDFLDKTLSAFIRLSQAGIMGDLTEVPVPTRFIFVLLGPTGGISGFHEIGRAMATLMSDEVFHDVAYKAKNRNHLLAGIDEFLDAVTVLPPGEWDPAIRIEPPAAIPSQDVRKRPKEEKPKEEFDEEADEQKQREESGLSRSGKLFGGLINDVKRKAPFYLSDFKDALALQCVASFIFLYFACLSPIITFGGLLGEATGKNMAAMESLVSGFVCGIGYGFFSGQPLTILGSTGPVLVFETIVYEFCKKSDWNYMSFRFWIGSWITLILVILVAVDASALVCYITRFTEENFATLIAFIFIYKAIENVLSIGKKYPINTHANDPFSFECWCRPPNGSLPSSYDNVNWTALDPKACQSYNGTLVGDGCNLPHYIPDVFLMSIILFMGTFLLSVELKDFKNALFFPSKVRQVVSDFAVIIAIFSMSALDHFVNIPTPKLEVPEEFKPTLNGRGWMIWPFQNNPWWSAIVACLPALLGTILIFMDQQITAVIVNRKENKLKKGCGYHLDLFILAILIEICSVMGLPWFVAATVLSINHVNSLKLESECAAPGEKPQFLGVREQRVTHILIFLMIGCSVLLTPMLKHIPMPVLFGVFLYMGVASLKGLQFFDRILIMLMPVKYQPDYMFLRQVPLKRVHLFTVIQLACLACLWIIKSFSSTSILFPLMLVVMIGIRKSLDLFFTQRELKILDDVMPEPSKKHADDLRQLESGEEQNESMGYGPSGNIQISLANGNVMKIPMTSINISEEVNKTGIWQQVNEGNEKTKQAKLISTGKQKKHSKKENSLMADETTRLTTMTEEDEDDNGISIKVTNVDLIRSKESISPLTINGTTSAETSV, from the exons ATGCAGCCAGGTGTTGGAGGCGGGAGTGGCGTGGCCCACACAGGTGGGACAGGTGACGACGAGGCTCCAAAAGACCCCGGTATTCGAATCACTCATCAATCTTACACCGAGAAGGATTACGAAG GTCACAGAGCGCACACGGTGTACGTGGGCGTGCATCTACCTGGAGAAAGGAGACATCGTCGTCACCACAAGCACCATCATTCCCAGCGTCAAACGTACAGTACCACCAAGGAAAATGTCGACAGCGATAGACCCA GACAATTGCTGATGACTCGAAGGAGTCTACTATCTAGCATCTGCGATCCCGACGGCGAGATGATAC TTACCCCGCCAGCCCAAAGGGTGCAGTTCATCCTGGGCGAGGAAGTCGGCGACGATGCTCACGAGTCCCATCCTCTCTTCTCCGAGATGGAGGAGCTCGTCAAGGATGGGGATGAGATGGAATGGAAGGAAACAGCCAG ATGGATCAAGTTCGAGGAGGACGTGGAAGAGGGTGGAAACAGATGGAGTAAACCTCATGTAGCGACTCTATCGTTGCACTCGTTGTTCGAGTTGAGAAGCCTGCTGTTAAATGGCACCGTGATGCTGGACATGGAGGCAACAAGCTTGGAACAAATCGCCGATTTAGTCCTGGATAATATGATCAACAAGGGATCGTTAGCCATCGAGTCGAGGGAgaag GTCAGGGAAGCACTTCTGGTAAGACATCGACACCAACACGAGAGGCGTAAGGACAACAACATGTCCAGGCTACCGATCATCAGATCGCTAGCCGAGATCGGACGGAATCATTCCTCCTCGAAGA ATGAAGACTGTTCATGTGGTTTGCATGCGTTGTTGACGTCAGATTTACAGGAGCGTCGCGAACCCGTGGACGCGTATGCGCCCGCGGTGGCGCGCAGCAGTAGCTGTCCAAATTCGAACACGGCTCTGCTGTCGAAAGAAGCGAAAGATCTTAAAGGACCATACCTTCTGGTTCCAG TGGAGGAATCGAATTCCGCCCCGGCGATCGCCGGTGCTACAAGTCACGGCAGTGGGGCAGTGCTGAATGCCGGTAGCCGTTTCCTTGCCGTTCCCGGTAATCCCG GCCAAGAACCAGGCACCAACGGGATGGATCGAAGTCCAAGCAGCGTGTCAATTAGCAGAAACCACAGTTCATCGGCTTTGGAAAATGGAGACGCGAATCACAGG GCTAACATACATTTTATGCGAAAAATACCAGCAGGGGCCGAGGCGAGCAATATTCTCGTTGGAGAGGTCGATTTTTTAGATAAGACCCTGTCAGCGTTTATTCGGCTAAGCCAGGCGGGAATAATGGGCGATTTAACGGAAGTTCCTGTACCAACGAGATTTATATTCGTCCTGCTAGGACCCACG GGAGGAATCTCAGGTTTCCACGAAATCGGTCGCGCGATGGCTACTTTAATGTCGGACGAGGTTTTCCACGATGTGGCTTACAAGGCAAAAAATAGGAATCACTTGTTGGCTGGAATCGACGAGTTCCTGGACGCGGTCACGGTTCTACCGCCAGGAGAATGGGACCCTGCCATCAGGATAGAACCTCCTGCAGCGATTCCTTCGCAG GACGTGAGAAAACGGCCGAAAGAAGAGAAACCGAAGGAGGAATTCGACGAAGAGGCGGATGAACAGAAACAAAGGGAAGAATCGGGTCTCTCTAGGTCGGGGAAACTGTTCGGCGGTTTGATCAACGACGTTAAGAGGAAGGCACCCTTTTACCTATCCGATTTTAAAGACGCTTTGGCGTTGCAATGCGTGGCCTCCTTCATTTTCCTCTACTTTGCTTGCCTATCGCCTATCATCACCTTCGGTGGCTTACTGGGCGAAGCCACTGGAAAGAATATGGCCGCCATGGAGTCGCTTGTTTCCGGTTTCGTGTGCGGTATCGGTTACGGATTCTTCTCTGGACAACCTTTAACCATTCTAGGTTCAACCGGGCCAGTTTTGGTCTTCGAAACGATCGTCTACGAATTTTGCAA AAAATCTGACTGGAACTACATGTCCTTTCGTTTCTGGATCGGCTCGTGGATAACGTTGATCTTGGTAATCTTGGTCGCGGTCGACGCTAGCGCCCTGGTGTGCTACATCACGCGATTTACGGAAGAAAACTTTGCCACCCTCATCGCGTTCATCTTCATTTACAAG GCTATCGAGAACGTGCTGTCGATAGGTAAAAAGTACCCGATCAACACTCACGCTAACGACCCATTTAGCTTCGAATGCTGGTGCAGGCCACCAAATGGTAGTTTACCGTCTAGCTACGATAACGTCAATTGGACAGCGTTGGATCCGAAAGCATGCCAG AGCTACAACGGCACGCTCGTGGGCGATGGTTGTAATCTACCGCATTACATACCCGATGTGTTCCTCATGTCAATTATACTCTTTATGGGCACATTCTTACTATCCGTCGAACTCAAAGATTTCAAAAACGCTCTTTTCTTCCCATCAAAG GTCAGACAGGTGGTCAGCGATTTCGCGGTGATAATCGCGATTTTCTCGATGAGCGCGCTCGATCACTTCGTCAACATCCCGACGCCAAAGTTGGAAGTACCTGAAGAATTTAAGCCGACGTTGAACGGTCGAGGATGGATGATCTGGCCCTTCCAAAACAATCCTTGGTGGAGCGCCATCGTCGCGTGTCTGCCTGCTCTATTAGGCACTATATTGATCTTCATGGATCAGCAGATTACAGCGGTGATAGTGAACAGGAAAGAGAACAAACTGAAG AAAGGATGCGGTTATCATTTGGATCTGTTCATTCTCGCGATTCTGATTGAGATTTGCTCCGTAATGGGATTGCCATGGTTCGTGGCTGCTACGGTGCTTTCTATAAACCACGTGAACTCGTTGAAGCTGGAGTCCGAATGCGCTGCACCGGGAGAGAAGCCACAGTTTCTCGGTGTACGAGAACAACGCGTCACGCATATACTGATCTTCCTGATGATCGGATGTTCCGTTCTATTGACGCCAATGTTGAAACATATACCGATGCCTGTACTGTTTGGCGTGTTTCTGTACATGGGAGTCGCTTCTCTGAAGGGTCTACAATTCTTCGATAGGATACTTATCATGCTGATGCCCGTCAAATATCAACCAGATTACATGTTCCTTCGACAG GTACCCTTGAAACGCGTGCATCTGTTTACCGTGATACAATTGGCCTGTTTGGCTTGCTTGTGGATTATAAAGTCATTTAGCAGTACGTCCATTTTGTTCCCATTGATG CTCGTGGTGATGATCGGGATACGCAAATCCCTGGACCTGTTTTTCACCCAAAGAGAACTGAAGATCCTGGACGACGTTATGCCGGAGCCGAGCAAAAAACATGCAGACGATCTTCGCCAGTTGGAGAGTGGCGAG GAACAGAACGAATCTATGGGGTATGGACCATCGGGAAACATACAGATTTCCCTAGCGAACGGGAACGTTATGAAGATTCCGATGACCAGCATCAACATCAGCGAGGAGGTAAACAAGACGGGCATTTGGCAGCAGGTGAACGAGGGTAACGAGAAAACGAAGCAGGCCAAATTAATAAG CACGGGGAAACAAAAGAAACATTCGAAGAAGGAAAACTCGTTAATGGCTGACGAGACTACGAGGCTAACCACGATGACCGAGGAAGACGAGGATGACAATGGGATCTCTATCAAGGTGACAAAC GTAGACTTGATACGATCGAAGGAAAGCATCAGCCCGTTAACGATTAACGGCACTACCTCGGCTGAGACTTCCGTCTAA